CCGCGCAGAGCCCGTACGTCCTGGAGTTCGGCCACAACGCACTGCACAGCCGGATCGCCGTCACCGCCGCCGGACAGGTCAACAAGGCGGGCGCGCGGGGCTGGGACATGCGGGCCAAGCGCGCGCTGTCCGCACAGTCCCCGGCCACGACGAGCAAGGACATCATCGCCGATATCGCGCCCGGGGCGCTCAGCAAGCCCTTCGGGACGGCCGAACTGACCGCCACGGAGACACCGTTCACCACCCAGGCCCAGGTCACCCATGCGGCCCGCGCGCTCGCCGATGACGTGGCGGGCTCCTTCGCGGAGCTGGAGGTGGCCGTCACCGGGAATCCGCAGTTGAAGCCGGGCCTGCCCGTCGCGCTCAAGGGCGCCGGCTTCCCCTTCGAGGGCAAGTACACCGCGACCGGCGTCCGCCATGTCTTCGAGTCCGGGCGGCAGTTCACCACCTGGCTGACCGTCTCGGGGCGGCAGTTCCGGTCGCTGTACGGGCTCGCGTCCGGCGGTGCACCAGCGGCACCGCCCATGCCGGGCGTGGCGATGGCCCTGGTCAGCAATGCCAAGGACCCGCTGAGGCTGGGGCGGGTCAGGCTGCGCTTCCCCTGGCTGTCGGACACCTATGAGAGCGACTGGTGCCGGGTGGCGCAGCTGGGCGGCGTACGGGGCGGCGGGCTGGTCCTGCCGGAGGTCGGCGACGAGGTGTTGTGCGCCTTCGACCGGGGCTCGCTGGAGCATCCGTACGTCCTCGCCGGGCTCTACAACGGCCAGGACAAGCCGCCCCGGGAGCCGGACGGGCTCCCCGCGGTCGACCCGACCAGCGGGCGGGTCAACTGGCGCAGCTTCTCCTCGCGCAGCGGGCACACCGTCGAGCTGCTGGACGCCAAGACCCGGATGAAGAGCGGGATCCGGCTGCAGACCGGCAACGGCAAGCTCACCGTTCACATGGACGAGACGCGCACCCAGGTCACCATTCGCAGCGACGGCTCCGTCTCCATCACCGGGACCCGGAACGTGAGCATCAAGGCGGGCGGCAATCTGTCGCTCGCCGCGGCGGGTTCGCTGACGATGAGCGCCGGCGGGGCGGTCGACATCAAGGCGGGCGCGAAGTTCGGCGTCACGGCGGGCGCCGTGGCGGACATCAACGCGACCGGGGCCATCAGCCTCAAGTCGGCGGGTGCGGTGGCCGTCAACTCGGTCGGTGCGGTCTCCGTCAGCGCGGTGGGCGCGGTGGCCGTCAACGCGGGCGCCGCGGCCGCCATCAACTCGCCGGCCACGGTCACGCTGAACGCACCGGCCGTGCTGCGCAACGGCATTCCCTTCTAGGGGCTCGAGGAAGGTGAGGGACATGCATATCGAGGGGGTCACCGGACATGAGTGAACAGTTCGTCGGCGCGGGCTGGACCTTCCCGCTGCGCACGGACGCGGCCGGCGGGATCGCCCTGGCCCGCCGCGAGCGCGAGATCGAGGAGTCGATCCGGCTCGTCCTCGCCACCGCGCCCGGCGAGCGCCCGATGCGGCCGGAGTTCGGCTGTGCCGTCCACGACATGGTGTTCGCCCCCGTGAACGAGGCGACCGCCGGGCGCATCCGCTACGAGGTGCGGTCCTCGCTCGACCGCTGGGAGCCGCGGATCGAGGTGCAGGACGTCGAGGTCAATCCGGCGTCCGACGATCCGTCCGTGCTGTTCATCGACGTGCGCTACAGCGTGCGCGGCACCAACAACCCGCGCAGCCTCGTCTTCCCCTTCTATGTGATCCCGTCCTCGGAATCACCCTCCACCGCGTCCGCCGCGTCCACCGAAAGCGAAGCCTGATGGCACTGCCCGCACCCCATCTCGACGACCGTCGCTTTCAGCAGTTCGTCGACGACGCCAAGCGCTACATCCAGCAGCGCTGCCCCGAGTGGACCGATCACAATGTCTCGGACCCCGGAGTGACCCTCATCGAGGCCGTGGCGCACATGGCCGACCAGATCGTCTACCGGCTCAACCGGGTGCCGGAGAAGAACCACCTGGCCTTCCTCGACCTGCTAGGTGTCACCCTCTTCCCGCCCTCGGCCGCCCGCGCCGACGTCACCTTCTGGCTCTCCGCCCCGCAGGCCGAGCCGGTCGTGCTGCCCGCCGGGACGGAGGTGGCCACCGGCCGGACCGAGACCGAGGAGGCGGTGTCCTTCGCCACCGAGGACGATCTGACCGTCGTGCCGTGCGAGCTGGCGGCCGTGCTGCGGCAGGAGTCGGGGACCACCCCCGAGGACTGCGGCCAGGATGTCTTCGGCGGCCGCGATGTGGCCGTCTTCGCGGCCGCCCCGCAGCCGGGTGACACCCTCCTGTTCGGGCTGTCGGCGGCGGTGCCGCGGTGCGCTGCGGTCTTGCGGCTGGACAGCCGGGTGGACGGGGTCGGCGTCGACCCGCGCCAGCCGCCGCTGCGCTGGGAGGCATGGACCGCCGACGGGTGGACGGAGTGCGAGGTCGAGGAGGATTCCACCGGCGGCCTCAACCGGCCCGGTGAGGTCGTGCTGCACGTCCCGGCCGGTCACCTCGTCTCCCGCGTCGGCCGGGCGGATGCCGCCTGGCTGCGCTGCCGGGTCGTCGAGGCCGCGCCCGGCCAGCCGTTCTACAGCGCCTCACCGACCGTACGGGCCGCCTCGGCGTTCACCATCGGGGGCACGACGAGGGTCGCGCACGCCGAGGTGGTACGGGACGAGCCGCTCGGCGAGTCCACGGGCGTGCCCGGCCAGCGGCTGCGCCTGGCGCAGGCACCCGTCGTCGCCGACCGCCCGCCGCTGCGGCTGGAGATCTCGGACGGGGACGGCTGGCAGGAGTGGCAGGTCGTCGCCGACTTCGCGTCCTCCGGTCCGTACGACCGGCACATCACGCTGGAGGAGGCGACCGGCGAGATCGCGTTCGGCCCTTCGGTGCGGCAACCGGACGGTTCGGTGCGTCAGTTCGGGGCCGTACCGGTCAAGGGCTCGGTGATCCGGGCGCCGCACTACCGCACCGGCGGCGGGCGGTCGGGCAACGTGGCGCGCGGCGCGATCCAGGTGCTGCGCAGCTCGATCCCGTACGTGGCGCGGGTGGAGAACCGGGAGGCGGCGCGCGGCGGGGTCGACGGCGAGACGGTGCAGGAGGCGAAGGTGCGCGCACCGATCGCGCTGCGCGCACAGGAGCGGGCCGTGACCGCCCGCGACTACGAGGAGCTGGCGCGGCGCGCGGCCCCCGAGGCCGCCCGTATCGCCTGTCTCGCGGTCGATCCCGCCACGCGCGCGACGGGCGCCGAGGGCACGGCGAGCGGGTCGGGCGCCGATGCGGGCCCGACCGGCCAGAACGGCCCTCCCGGGCAGGCGGGGCAGGCGGGGCAGACCGGCGAGAACGCCGTCCGGGTCCTGGTCGTCCCCCAGGCCGTCCCCGACCGCGGCGGCCGGCTCCGCTTCGAACAGCTGGTGCCCGGTCAGGAACTGCTGGGCCGGGTCACGCAGTTCCTCGACGAGCGGCGCCCCCTGGGCACCCGGCTCGCGGTCGGCCCGCCCTTCTACCAGGGCGTCACGGTGGTCGCGACGCTGCACTCCTTCCGGGCGGCGCGGGCCGACCGCGTACGGGCCGAGGCCCTGGACGCGCTCTACGCCTACCTCGATCCGCTGACCGGCGGAGCCCATGGCGACGGCTGGCCCTTCGGCCGCCCGCTGCGCTCCGGTGAGATCTTCGCGGCCCTGCAGCGGGTACCCGGTGTGGAACTCGTCGACGAGGTCCTGCTGCACCCCGCCGACCCGCTCACCGGGCGCCGCGGCGACGCCACCGACCGCATTGAGCTGGCCCCGTCCGCCCTCCTGTTCCCCTTCGACCACCGCGTCCGCGTCATCGAGGCCCGATGAGGGGCACGCCCGCGGGGATGGCCTCCCCGCACCCCCTGGGCGGGCAGCTCCCCGCCGTCTACGCGGACGACGACTTCGCCCAGCGCTTCGTCGAAGGTCTCGATGTCGTCCTCGCCCCCCTCTTCAACGTCCTGGACTGCCTGGAGAGCTACTTCACGCCCGCCCTCGCGCCCGAGGACTTCGTCGACTGGCTGACCACCTGGGTCGGCACCGAGCTCGACGGGACGGAACCGCTGGCGACCCGCCGCCGCGCCGTGGCCGAGGCCGTCTCGCTGCACCGGGTACGCGGCACTCGGCGCGGTCTGTCCAACGCCGTCCAACTGGCTTTCGGGGTACGCCCGGAGATCACCGAGAGCGGCGGCGCGACCTGGTCCGCGCGCCCCCTCGGCCCCTTCCCCGGCTCACCGCACGCCGGTCTGCGGGTGACCCTGCGGGTCCACGATCCGTCCGCCGTCGACCCGCACCGTCTGCACGCCGTCGTCGCGGCGGCCCGCCCCGCCCACCTCCCCTTCACGGCCGAGGTGACCCACCTGCTCACTCCTCAAGGAACCTGACCCATGCCCACCGACCACATCACCTGCCCCGACTGCGGCGCCCCCGCCCCCCAGTCGGACCAGTCCTTCTGCGACTCCTGCGGCGCCTTCCTGCGCTGGGACCGGCCGGCGCAGCCTTCACCCACCGCGGACCGGGGGCCTACGGCCGCCGCGGCGCAGCCGGCTCCTCCCACCGGGACGGGCGTCCCGGAATCCGCCCCCGGCCGGCACGCCCCGGACCGCCCCGCACGGTCCGACGCCACCCCACCCGGAGCGGGCCCCTCCACCCCCACCGCTCCCCCGGCCACTCCGGCTCCCGGCACCGGCGAGGGCCCCCACCCGGCCGCCGCCCCGCAGCAGGGCACCGGCGCGGAGCCGACCGCCCCGCTCCCGCCGGCTTCGGCGCACGACGGGGGCGTGGGCCGGCCCCAGCACGGTCCGGGCGGTCCGGGCGGTCCGGACAGCCAGGGCAGCCGGGACGGCCAGGGCAGCCCGAGCGGCCCGGCCGGGCCGGCCGCCCCCCGTCCGGCCGGCGAGGGGGGCATCTCCGAAACCGGTATCCGCGCCCTCCTGGTCCCCGTGCCGGACGCCTCCCCCATCCCGCCCGTCGAGGCACCCGGGAGCGTACTGCCGGGCCGGCCCGAGGCGGCCCGGCCCCGGGTGCGTACCCCGCAGGCGGCCCCCGAGCCCGAGCACGGCGCACCGTGCCGCAGCTGTGGCACGCTCAACGCGCCGGGCCGGCACTTCTGCCGGAGCTGCGCCACCCTCCTCGACGAGACCGCACCGGAGACCGCCGAAGGCCCGTACGCCGGGCAGCGGCCGCGGCTGCACCACAACCGCACCCGGTGGATCACCCGGGCAGTGGTGGCGGCGGTGATCGCGGCCGCCGTGGCCGGCGGAATCATCGGGGGGCCGCCGGCCGCACGGGCCGTACAGGACCACTTCGCCGACCGTGTCCCCGTGGCCCCCGCCACCTGGCGGGCATCACACTCCG
This portion of the Streptomyces sp. 2114.4 genome encodes:
- a CDS encoding VgrG-related protein, whose amino-acid sequence is MSEKTYTSVLHAEIGGAPLPDKLAALLTEGWVDASVNVPSAFQLTFSDTGSDILKTFPQIKVGAKVVLSPFTDGQRGTPMVTGEVTALEVDADAGGKSLVVRGYDPGHRLLRNHRVAGYPNMTASDIVRRVAGLNGLSLGKVEATRTVYELATQPNITDWDFLTRLAQENDVHLSFDPKGKLQFGQLAPAASAPADTTPAAQSPYVLEFGHNALHSRIAVTAAGQVNKAGARGWDMRAKRALSAQSPATTSKDIIADIAPGALSKPFGTAELTATETPFTTQAQVTHAARALADDVAGSFAELEVAVTGNPQLKPGLPVALKGAGFPFEGKYTATGVRHVFESGRQFTTWLTVSGRQFRSLYGLASGGAPAAPPMPGVAMALVSNAKDPLRLGRVRLRFPWLSDTYESDWCRVAQLGGVRGGGLVLPEVGDEVLCAFDRGSLEHPYVLAGLYNGQDKPPREPDGLPAVDPTSGRVNWRSFSSRSGHTVELLDAKTRMKSGIRLQTGNGKLTVHMDETRTQVTIRSDGSVSITGTRNVSIKAGGNLSLAAAGSLTMSAGGAVDIKAGAKFGVTAGAVADINATGAISLKSAGAVAVNSVGAVSVSAVGAVAVNAGAAAAINSPATVTLNAPAVLRNGIPF
- a CDS encoding GPW/gp25 family protein yields the protein MSEQFVGAGWTFPLRTDAAGGIALARREREIEESIRLVLATAPGERPMRPEFGCAVHDMVFAPVNEATAGRIRYEVRSSLDRWEPRIEVQDVEVNPASDDPSVLFIDVRYSVRGTNNPRSLVFPFYVIPSSESPSTASAASTESEA
- a CDS encoding putative baseplate assembly protein, whose translation is MALPAPHLDDRRFQQFVDDAKRYIQQRCPEWTDHNVSDPGVTLIEAVAHMADQIVYRLNRVPEKNHLAFLDLLGVTLFPPSAARADVTFWLSAPQAEPVVLPAGTEVATGRTETEEAVSFATEDDLTVVPCELAAVLRQESGTTPEDCGQDVFGGRDVAVFAAAPQPGDTLLFGLSAAVPRCAAVLRLDSRVDGVGVDPRQPPLRWEAWTADGWTECEVEEDSTGGLNRPGEVVLHVPAGHLVSRVGRADAAWLRCRVVEAAPGQPFYSASPTVRAASAFTIGGTTRVAHAEVVRDEPLGESTGVPGQRLRLAQAPVVADRPPLRLEISDGDGWQEWQVVADFASSGPYDRHITLEEATGEIAFGPSVRQPDGSVRQFGAVPVKGSVIRAPHYRTGGGRSGNVARGAIQVLRSSIPYVARVENREAARGGVDGETVQEAKVRAPIALRAQERAVTARDYEELARRAAPEAARIACLAVDPATRATGAEGTASGSGADAGPTGQNGPPGQAGQAGQTGENAVRVLVVPQAVPDRGGRLRFEQLVPGQELLGRVTQFLDERRPLGTRLAVGPPFYQGVTVVATLHSFRAARADRVRAEALDALYAYLDPLTGGAHGDGWPFGRPLRSGEIFAALQRVPGVELVDEVLLHPADPLTGRRGDATDRIELAPSALLFPFDHRVRVIEAR
- a CDS encoding phage tail protein: MRGTPAGMASPHPLGGQLPAVYADDDFAQRFVEGLDVVLAPLFNVLDCLESYFTPALAPEDFVDWLTTWVGTELDGTEPLATRRRAVAEAVSLHRVRGTRRGLSNAVQLAFGVRPEITESGGATWSARPLGPFPGSPHAGLRVTLRVHDPSAVDPHRLHAVVAAARPAHLPFTAEVTHLLTPQGT